The Candidatus Binatia bacterium genome includes the window CCAGCCTCGCGGCGGTGAGCGGCGGCCGGAGCATCGACACGACGATGGGCTTCACGCCGGCGGCGGGATTGCCGATGAGCACGCGCTCGGGCGACCTGGATCCCGGCGTGGTCGCGTATCTCGCAAGGACGGAGCGGATGACCGTCGAGCAGTTTCATGAAATGGTCAACAGCCGCTCCGGCCTTCTCGGCATATCGGAGACCAGTCCCGACGTGCGCGACTTGCTGGCCGCGGAGAAAAATGATCCGCGCGCCGCCGAAGCGATCGCGCTCTTCTGCTATCAGGCGAAAAAATGGCTCGGCGCGTTTGCCGCGGCGCTCGGCGGGTTGGATACGCTCGTCTTCGCCGGCGGCATCGGCGAAAACTCGCCGGAGGTGCGCGCGCGGATCTGCCGGGGCCTCGAATTCATCGGCATCGAGCTGGATCGCGATCGCAACCAGTCAAACGAGCCCGTCATCTCGAAAGCGGGCGGCAGCGTGGTGGTGCGCGTCATCCGGACCGACGAGGAGATCCAGATCGCCAAAGCGGTCCGGAACGTGATGGCGGCGGAAACGGCGGAGCAAAAACCGTAAGCCGGCCGCAGGCTTCCAGAGCGTGAATCTATTATGATGAGGAAGAAAACGCAGAAAGCGCTCAGACCTGAATTGCTGCGCAAGATCGACGCCTATTGGCGCGCCGTGAACTATCTGTCGGTCGGCCAGATCTATCTATACGACAATCCGCTGCTCAAGAAGCCGCTCAAACGCGAGCACATCAAGCCGCGTCTTCTCGGCCACTGGGGCACGACCCCCGGCCTAAACTTCATCTACGTTCACCTCAATCGCGTGATCAAGGAACACGATCTTAACGTGATCTACATCACGGGACCCGGCCACGGCGGCCCGGGGTTGGTGGCGAACACCTACCTCGAAGGGACTTACAGCGAGATCTACCCTGATATCTCTCAAGACGAGGAGGGGATGAAGCGTTTGTTCAAGCAATTTTCATTTCCCGGCGGCGTTCCGAGCCACGTCGCGCCGGAGACGCCGGGCTCGATCCATGAAGGCGGCGAGCTCGGATACGCGTTGGTCCACGCTTTCGGCGCGGCTTTCGACAACCCGGATTTGCTGGTTGCCTGTGTGGTCGGCGACGGCGAGGCCGAGACGGGACCGCTGGCCGCGAGCTGGCATTCGAACAAATTCCTCAATCCCGTTCGCGACGGCGCGGTGCTGCCGATTCTCCACCTGAACGGCTACAAGATCGGCGGGCCGACCGTCTTCGGCCGCATGCCGCGCGACGAAGTCGACTCCCTGTTCTGCGGTTACGGCTACGCGCCGTATTGGGTCGAAGGCGACGATCCGCCTAAGATGCATCAGCTCATGGCGGCGACGTTGGATGAGGCGGTTGCCGGAATTAAAAAAATCCAACGCGAAGCTCGCCGCGACGGCTTCAAGCAGCGTCCCCGTTGGCCCATGATCGTCCTCAGCACGCCGAAGGGCTGGACCGGGCCGAAGAAAGTCGACGGTAAACCCGTGGAGAATACGTTCCGCGCGCATCAGGTGCCCATGGGCGAGATGGACAAACCCGGGCACATCAGGATCCTCGAGAAGTGGATGAAGAGCTACAAGCCGGAGCGGCTCTTCGATAGAGCAGGCAAGCTGCTTCCCGAACTGGCGGAGCTGGCGCCGCGGGACGGCCGGCGCATGGGCGCCAACCCGCACGCCAACGGCGGCCTTCTATTGCGCGATCTTCGCCTGCCCGATTTCCGCGACTATGCGGTCGCCGTCCCGCGCCCGGGCGCGGTCGACGCCGAGGCCACGCGCGTGCAGGGGCAATTCGTCCGCGACGTGCTCAAGCTCAACGAAAAAAATTTCCGCGTCTTCAGCCCGGACGAGACCGCCTCGAACCGCTGGAACGCGGTGTTCGAAGTCACCGACCGCTGCCTGGTCGAGGAGATCTTGAAGACCGACGAGCACGTGTCGCACGACGGCCGGGTGATGGAAGTGCTGAGCGAGCACATGTGCCAGGGCTGGCTCGAAGGTTATCTGCTGACCGGCCGCCACGGGTTTTTCAGTTGCTACGAGGCTTTCATCCACATCGTCGATTCGATGTTCAATCAGCACGCCAAGTGGTTAAAGACCACGCGCGAGATCCCGTGGCGGCGGCCGATCGCTTCGCTCAACTATTTGCTGACGTCGCACGTCTGGCGGCAGGATCACAACGGCTTCAGCCACCAGGATCCCGGCTTTATCGATCACGTTACCAACAAGAAAGCCGAGATCGTCCGCGTCTATCTAGCGCCGGACGCGAACACGCTTCTCTCCGTCACCGATCACTGCCTGCGCAGCCGCAATTATGTGAACGTCATCGTGGCCGGCAAGCAGCCGGCCCCGCAGTGGCTCGACATGGACGCCGCGATTAAACACTGCGCCGCCGGCGCCGGCATCTGGGAATGGGCCAGCAACGACAAAGGAAGCGAGCCCGACGTGGTGATGGCCTCGGCCGGCGATGTGCCTACGATGGAAACGCTCGCGGCGGTCGATTTGCTGAGAACCTTGATTCCGGAGCTCAAGGTCCGCGTTATCAATGTGGTCGATCTCATGAAGCTCCAACCCGAGAGCGAGCACCCGCACGGACTCAGCGACAAAGAGTTCGATATCCTCTTCACCCGGGACAAGCCGATTATCTTCGCCTTTCACGGCTATCCCTGGCTCATCCACCGGCTAACGTATCGCCGGACCAATCATGGCAACCTTCATGTCCGCGGTTATAAAGAAGAGGGCACGACCACGACTCCGTTCGATATGGCGGTGCTGAACGACCTCGACCGCTTCCACCTCGTTTCGGATGTCATCGATCGGGTGCCGGGGCTGGGTTCTCACGCCGCCTATGCCAAGCAAGCCATGCAAGAGAAGCTGATCGAGCACAAGCAGTACATCGTGGAACACGGCGAGGACCTGCCGGAGGTGCGCAACTGGAAGTGGGGCGGCGGTCGCTGATGTTGGAATGCCGATGCGCCCGCGCTCGCGCGGAACCGCCTCGGTCTAGCTCCGGGATTTAGGCCGCCGCGGCGGTTCTTGCCTCTTTGCCGATTTTCTCCGGGCGGATCGAAAGCACCGGGCATGGCGCATTGCGAACCACCCTCTCGGTGACGCTCCCCACGAGAATGTGCGACAGCCCGGTCCTTCCGTGCGTGGAGATGACGATCAAGTCCACGCCTTCTTTCTTCGCCACGTCCACGATGTTGATGTCGGCCGCCCCAAGCTCGGCATTGGTATGGATCTCGACCCCTGGAAGAAAATCCGAGCAATGAATCTCAAGAAAGCGCTGGAGCGCGGTATCGTACTTCCCGACCAGGTCGCCCCGCAGGCTTGACCGGCTGTAGCGCATTAGCTCTTCCGTCTCGATCGCATGATACACGGTGACCGCCGCTCCAATTGTCCTGGCCAGATTGAGAGCGTAACGCACGCCGGCTGCGGAAAGCTCGGAGAGATCGGTCGGCGCGAGAATCTTTTTGATCTTATCCATAACTGTCTCCTTTCCCACGTACCTCCGTAGATGAGCATACGTTATGCCAATTCAAAGCGCCTGGAAGTACGGATATAAATAGGGTCATTGGACAGAACTCTTCCCAGTTTTGCGATTATTCTCAGCTCGATTCTCAGGCGTGGGAAAAATAATCGTTGTCAGCGCGATGAATTCGAGGTAAAAATCCGGGCATACTTATTGCGGTTACCTGGTGCGTGATTGCGACAATGCGAGTAATAACGGCAGCCCTTCGAGTACCGGTGTTACTGTTTCTATTCTCGCCGTCCCCGATCTTTGCCTATGAGGAGATGGCCGTCACCAATGGCGGGACGATCAAGGGCAAGGTCAAGCTCTCCGCCAAAGCCCCCAAGCTTCCGCCGCTCGATATCACCAAGTTCAAGGAAGTCTGTCAGAACGTCCCGAACGAAACCCTCGTGATCGGCCCGGCTCAGGGGATTCGTTACGCCGTCGTGACGCTGGAAGGAATTACCAAAGGCCAGCCTGTCGAGCGCGAGGTCGTTCACGAGATGGACAACGTCAAGTGCCGCTTCCTGCCGCACGTCGTGGCGGCGAGCGTGGGGCAGTTTCTCTTATTCAAGAACAATGATCCGATTCTCCACACGGCGCACGCGCTCTTCAAGGCGGGCCAGCCGCAGTTCAATATCGGACTCTATCCCGGCCGGGTAAGCCGCAAGCCTTTGCTCAACCCCGGCGTCGTCAAGATCGTCTGCGAAGCGCATCCGTGGATGAGCGCTTACGTCGTCGTAACCGAGCATCCGTATCACGCGGTTACCGATATGTACGGCGACTACGACATCCGCGACGTGCCGCCCGGCGTCTATAAGCTCAAAGTTTGGCACGAGACTTTGGGCGAGCAGGAAAGGCAGGTCGAGGTGAAAGCCGCCGGAACCTCGCAGGCGGACTTCAGCCTCTCGTATCCTTCGGGAGGAAAAAAATGACCCGGTATTCGCTGTGCGTCGCGGCGCTCGCGACGGCGTTGTTCTCAACGGCCGCTTTCTCGGGAGAAGCGGCCAAGACCGGGGTCGTCAAGGGAACGATCACCATCGCGGGAAAACCGACCGCCGATGCCGTTGTCTCGATCGAAGGAGCGGCGGCAGAGGGCGGAAAGCCGGCGAACGCGCCTAAGCGGGCCATGGTCGATCAACGAGAACTCAAATTTATCCCGCGCGTAACGGCCGTGATCGTCGGCACGACGGTCGATTTCCCCAACAACGATAAGACATTCCACAATGTCTTCTCCAACTCCGAGGCGAAGAAGTTCGATCTCGGTCTCTATCCTTCCGGACAGAGCCGCAGCGTGACTTTCGACAAGTCCGGCGTCGTGAAGATTCTCTGCAGCGCCCATCCTCACATGGAGGCGTACGTCGTGGTGAAGGGCCACCGCTATTTCACCGGCGCCGACGCGCGCGGAAACTACAGCCTTAATGCCGTGCCTTTGGGAAAATATCGCCTTGAAGTCTGGCATCCCGACTTAGGTGCGAAAGTCGTGCCGGTAGAACTGGTTCGCGAAGGCGAGGTGCTCGCGATAAACGTCGATCTGAAGGGGAAATAGTTAGCGCCGGATTTCCCCGGCTGGAAGCTCAAAGACCATGTCGATCGCCCGGCTGTCAAGATGTCAATCGAGGCCTGACTCTGCGCTAGGCTCGGCTTTTTTCCGGTCGCTTCACAATCCCGGCTAAGGACCGCAACGCCGTGGTACAATCGTCGCGCAAGCAATTGCCCGGGGTCGAACCGAGACTGGGTGTGAAGAGATGCGGAGAGTTAGGTCCGGCCATTCTTTTTTTCAGGAGGGATTACCATGAAACGATGGATGATTCTCGTTGCTCTTCTTTTAGGTAGTGTGGCCCTCGCTACCTGTACGGCGCTCACTCTCTCCCAAGCGCCCCGGGAGGTCGCTTTCACGGGGGATTGGGAGAAAGTTCCGGCGAAGCCGGTCACGCTTTTTTATCCCGGGCAGAGTTCGTGGGAGTTCCTTACGAGTCCGGCGCATCCGGGGGCCGAGCCTCTGAAGGCAGGTATGGACTGCGCTACTTGTCACAAACCGTTAGGTGGACCAGAAAAACTCGGCGCGTCGCTCGTCAAGCACGCGAAGTTGGAACCCGACCCGATCGCGGGCAAACGTTCGACGGTCGATCTATCGGTGAAGGCCGCGTTCGACGGCGAATACATCTACTTCCGCTTCGAGTGGGAGTCCAAAGAGCCAGGGGTAACCCACACGCTGTGGCGTTACGACGGCAGCAAGTGGATTAGCTGGGGAGGTGAGAAGCCCGATGTGTTGAAGAAAGGCATTCCACCCA containing:
- a CDS encoding phosphoketolase family protein → MRKKTQKALRPELLRKIDAYWRAVNYLSVGQIYLYDNPLLKKPLKREHIKPRLLGHWGTTPGLNFIYVHLNRVIKEHDLNVIYITGPGHGGPGLVANTYLEGTYSEIYPDISQDEEGMKRLFKQFSFPGGVPSHVAPETPGSIHEGGELGYALVHAFGAAFDNPDLLVACVVGDGEAETGPLAASWHSNKFLNPVRDGAVLPILHLNGYKIGGPTVFGRMPRDEVDSLFCGYGYAPYWVEGDDPPKMHQLMAATLDEAVAGIKKIQREARRDGFKQRPRWPMIVLSTPKGWTGPKKVDGKPVENTFRAHQVPMGEMDKPGHIRILEKWMKSYKPERLFDRAGKLLPELAELAPRDGRRMGANPHANGGLLLRDLRLPDFRDYAVAVPRPGAVDAEATRVQGQFVRDVLKLNEKNFRVFSPDETASNRWNAVFEVTDRCLVEEILKTDEHVSHDGRVMEVLSEHMCQGWLEGYLLTGRHGFFSCYEAFIHIVDSMFNQHAKWLKTTREIPWRRPIASLNYLLTSHVWRQDHNGFSHQDPGFIDHVTNKKAEIVRVYLAPDANTLLSVTDHCLRSRNYVNVIVAGKQPAPQWLDMDAAIKHCAAGAGIWEWASNDKGSEPDVVMASAGDVPTMETLAAVDLLRTLIPELKVRVINVVDLMKLQPESEHPHGLSDKEFDILFTRDKPIIFAFHGYPWLIHRLTYRRTNHGNLHVRGYKEEGTTTTPFDMAVLNDLDRFHLVSDVIDRVPGLGSHAAYAKQAMQEKLIEHKQYIVEHGEDLPEVRNWKWGGGR
- a CDS encoding carboxypeptidase regulatory-like domain-containing protein, which translates into the protein MAVTNGGTIKGKVKLSAKAPKLPPLDITKFKEVCQNVPNETLVIGPAQGIRYAVVTLEGITKGQPVEREVVHEMDNVKCRFLPHVVAASVGQFLLFKNNDPILHTAHALFKAGQPQFNIGLYPGRVSRKPLLNPGVVKIVCEAHPWMSAYVVVTEHPYHAVTDMYGDYDIRDVPPGVYKLKVWHETLGEQERQVEVKAAGTSQADFSLSYPSGGKK
- a CDS encoding carboxypeptidase regulatory-like domain-containing protein produces the protein MTRYSLCVAALATALFSTAAFSGEAAKTGVVKGTITIAGKPTADAVVSIEGAAAEGGKPANAPKRAMVDQRELKFIPRVTAVIVGTTVDFPNNDKTFHNVFSNSEAKKFDLGLYPSGQSRSVTFDKSGVVKILCSAHPHMEAYVVVKGHRYFTGADARGNYSLNAVPLGKYRLEVWHPDLGAKVVPVELVREGEVLAINVDLKGK
- a CDS encoding universal stress protein, with translation MDKIKKILAPTDLSELSAAGVRYALNLARTIGAAVTVYHAIETEELMRYSRSSLRGDLVGKYDTALQRFLEIHCSDFLPGVEIHTNAELGAADINIVDVAKKEGVDLIVISTHGRTGLSHILVGSVTERVVRNAPCPVLSIRPEKIGKEARTAAAA